GCGGATGCGGCTTCTCCGCCGAGCCGAGCCCTTCCAGCGTCACGATTTTCCTGCCGGCGGCCTGGCCGGCCGGCACCACGCAGGAGAGGACGGCCGCGCCGTCGATGAGCACCGTGCAGGCGCCGCACTGCCCCAGGCCGCAGCCGAACTTCGGGCCATTCAGGCCGAGGTCGTTGCGCAGCACGTAGAGCAGCGGCGTCGCCGGGTCGATATCCAGCGCATGCTTCCTGCCGTTCACTTCGAGGGAAATCATGGCAGCCTCCATTTGCTCGCCCTGAGTCCACTCTACCGCAAGAAAAGAGAAAAATCCTCCGCCGCAGGCGAAAAAAGAGCCACCTGGCGATGATCGCCCGGTGGCCCCTGGGGCGAGTTCCACCCCGTGACGCTGCATGCATTGCTGGCAGTCCCGGTGCGGGAAGCCCTGGCGAACGGAAATCCGGTGAAGCAACGGCAGAGATGGTCAGTCGGTGCCGTTAAAAGCCGAAGCGAAGGCCAAGCAGAGCACTGTGGCTGAGATAACGGGTCTTGAATTTACTGCCGTCGGCGGCGGTGAATTCCGGCCGGGCGGTGCCGAAGAACCGGTAGCCGAGGTCGAGGCTGAGGGATTGCGTCAAGGGGAAATCGACGCCGACCCCCAGCTGGTAGGCAAAAACCACCTTGTCGTCGTCGGCCAGGGGCTGGCCGAAAACCTTGAGATCGTCGGCCGTGAGGCGGGCGGCGCCGATGCCGGCGCCGAGATAAGGAACCCACCCCCGGAAGCCGCGGTAGACGCCCCAGGTATTGAGCAGCAGGCTCTCCGCCCGCAGGTCGCCGTCCCCGTCGACTTTCCCCTCGAGAAAATCGACCTCCTCCAGGGCGTTGCTGCGCCGGGCGTATTCGAGTTCCAGCCGCCCGTCCCCCAGCAGGCCTTGCGGATCGAGGTCGTAACCGAGGGCGAGGGCCGCCACCTGTCCCGGCTCGAAGTCGAGATTGAAGGTCCCCAGGGCGTCCTGCGCCTCGGCCTCGCTGAGCAGAGTCATGCCGTAAGAGGCCCCGAGGTAAACTCCCTGGTGGGCGCTCCAGGCCGGCCCGCACAGGGCCAGAAGCAGCAGCGGCATGCACATCAGATATTTCAAGCGCTTCATTGTA
This genomic interval from Desulfuromonadales bacterium contains the following:
- a CDS encoding (2Fe-2S)-binding protein, which produces MISLEVNGRKHALDIDPATPLLYVLRNDLGLNGPKFGCGLGQCGACTVLIDGAAVLSCVVPAGQAAGRKIVTLEGLGSAEKPHPLQRAFIEEQAAQCGYCANGMIMQSKALLDRTPDPSEEQIRQALAGNLCRCGTHGGILRAVRRAAREMKP
- a CDS encoding outer membrane beta-barrel protein, which encodes MKRLKYLMCMPLLLLALCGPAWSAHQGVYLGASYGMTLLSEAEAQDALGTFNLDFEPGQVAALALGYDLDPQGLLGDGRLELEYARRSNALEEVDFLEGKVDGDGDLRAESLLLNTWGVYRGFRGWVPYLGAGIGAARLTADDLKVFGQPLADDDKVVFAYQLGVGVDFPLTQSLSLDLGYRFFGTARPEFTAADGSKFKTRYLSHSALLGLRFGF